In Chitinophaga varians, the following are encoded in one genomic region:
- a CDS encoding thioesterase domain-containing protein yields MSKTHVTVTGIQVPAPTDHCRRNKHVHHLNFNHEGRPLFIIPGIGGKSDRFRLYGNIFRKVCPVYGIDMMGISPGETPLESMQDIASQNIRWMKAVQPQGPYRLMSHSFGVYIMYEMARQLEAAGECLDFVAALDQGISHRHGITPETSLAASVLELTRDYLEGFRILVPPYPDWSAELWEMLAGTPEKDMVSCVADFICSKIPHRANSIAYCARLINVRIYNARIAYIPQGRINTKVLLIKAAMNTDNSEGSGDTRGWATYAHDVDVRQVHANHHNMLWGDNVFVTAGYIKERLQG; encoded by the coding sequence ATGTCAAAAACACATGTAACAGTAACGGGCATACAGGTTCCGGCACCAACGGACCACTGCCGCAGGAATAAACACGTACATCACCTCAACTTCAACCATGAAGGCAGGCCGCTGTTCATTATACCCGGGATAGGAGGCAAGTCGGACAGGTTCCGGCTGTATGGGAACATCTTCCGGAAAGTATGCCCTGTGTATGGAATTGATATGATGGGCATTTCCCCGGGTGAAACACCGCTGGAAAGTATGCAGGACATTGCCTCGCAGAATATCCGCTGGATGAAAGCGGTGCAGCCGCAAGGGCCTTACCGGCTCATGTCTCATTCTTTCGGCGTATATATCATGTACGAAATGGCCCGGCAGCTGGAGGCGGCAGGGGAGTGCCTGGATTTCGTGGCGGCACTGGACCAGGGTATCAGCCACCGGCATGGTATTACTCCGGAAACCTCCCTCGCCGCTTCGGTACTGGAGCTGACAAGGGACTACCTGGAAGGTTTCCGCATACTGGTCCCGCCCTATCCCGACTGGAGCGCGGAACTATGGGAGATGCTTGCCGGCACTCCCGAGAAGGACATGGTGTCCTGCGTAGCAGACTTCATTTGCTCGAAAATTCCACACCGTGCCAACAGCATTGCATACTGTGCAAGACTCATTAATGTAAGGATATATAATGCCCGCATCGCCTATATTCCCCAGGGCCGCATTAATACTAAAGTTCTGTTGATAAAAGCGGCTATGAACACCGATAACAGCGAAGGTAGCGGGGATACCCGCGGATGGGCAACATACGCGCACGATGTAGACGTGCGCCAGGTGCATGCCAACCACCATAATATGTTATGGGGAGATAACGTATTCGTTACCGCCGGATATATCAAAGAAAGGCTCCAGGGCTGA
- a CDS encoding aspartate aminotransferase family protein, with protein MEKKNPHEPDSFDTPLSPAEVLQDRPAARFQDFHLGPGARIVSETIPGERSKELLDIQRSLEGSIVSYPREMPMAVKRARGAIVEDVDGNRFIDFFSGAGVLNVGHCNDYVLKYVKRQQEDLIHMLDFPTVNKIELIQKILHQLPAELRSEFKVSFCGPTGSDAVEAAIKLAKHKTGREGVIAFHGSYHGMTSGALSATSLVKLREKLRSNMPNVSFVPYSYCYRCPFKKTADNCQLDCAEYLRYVLENPHSGMAKPAAILLEPIQGEGGTVIPKEGFLEKIVNIARENDIVVIFDEIQCGFFRTGDFWAFRESNVFPDIITMSKGLGGIGFPISAIIYNKQVESWGAGDHIGTFRGNQVSIAAGNGAFDFVREYNVAEHTREMGAYMLSRLHELLAFSPAVGDIRGKGLFIGVEYVKDKKSKAPDPAIVRTIRKMCFAKGLVFEIGGHYNNVVRFLPPLIVNRELIDNALAIFEEVNRTVTNGIAYTE; from the coding sequence ATGGAAAAGAAAAACCCTCATGAGCCTGACTCATTCGATACCCCATTGTCTCCCGCTGAAGTATTGCAGGACAGACCTGCGGCCAGGTTTCAGGATTTTCACCTGGGGCCCGGCGCAAGGATCGTGTCTGAAACTATTCCCGGTGAACGCTCTAAAGAGCTGCTGGACATACAGCGTTCTCTTGAAGGCAGTATCGTCTCCTATCCCAGGGAAATGCCAATGGCTGTAAAACGCGCCAGGGGAGCGATAGTTGAAGATGTCGACGGAAACCGCTTTATCGATTTTTTCAGCGGCGCCGGTGTATTGAATGTAGGCCATTGTAACGACTATGTGCTGAAATATGTAAAGCGTCAGCAGGAAGACCTGATACACATGCTGGACTTCCCAACGGTGAACAAAATTGAACTGATTCAGAAAATTCTGCACCAGCTGCCGGCTGAGCTCCGCAGTGAATTTAAAGTCAGTTTTTGCGGCCCCACCGGGTCCGATGCTGTTGAAGCAGCTATCAAACTGGCCAAACATAAAACGGGAAGAGAAGGCGTAATCGCCTTCCATGGCTCTTATCACGGGATGACTTCCGGGGCTTTGTCGGCAACCAGCCTTGTAAAGCTGCGCGAGAAGCTGCGCTCCAATATGCCCAATGTGAGTTTCGTTCCATACAGTTATTGCTACAGGTGTCCGTTCAAAAAAACGGCCGACAACTGCCAGCTGGATTGCGCAGAGTACCTGAGGTATGTGCTGGAAAATCCTCATTCTGGCATGGCAAAGCCGGCAGCGATCCTGCTGGAGCCCATTCAGGGCGAAGGCGGAACCGTTATCCCCAAGGAGGGGTTCCTGGAAAAGATAGTGAACATAGCCAGGGAAAATGATATCGTGGTGATTTTCGACGAAATACAATGCGGATTTTTCAGAACAGGAGATTTCTGGGCGTTCCGCGAGAGCAATGTATTCCCCGACATCATCACCATGTCCAAAGGTTTGGGTGGTATCGGGTTTCCGATTTCTGCCATTATCTACAACAAGCAGGTCGAATCCTGGGGAGCCGGTGATCATATCGGGACCTTCAGGGGAAACCAGGTCAGCATCGCAGCGGGCAACGGCGCATTTGATTTTGTGAGGGAATACAATGTGGCAGAGCATACCCGGGAAATGGGAGCCTACATGCTGTCCCGGCTGCACGAACTGCTGGCTTTTTCGCCTGCCGTGGGAGATATCAGGGGCAAAGGATTATTCATTGGGGTGGAATACGTGAAGGACAAAAAATCCAAAGCCCCCGATCCGGCCATTGTGAGAACGATCAGGAAGATGTGTTTCGCCAAAGGATTGGTGTTTGAAATAGGAGGACATTACAACAACGTGGTGCGTTTTCTTCCTCCGTTAATCGTGAACCGGGAACTGATCGATAATGCGCTGGCCATTTTCGAAGAAGTTAACCGAACAGTTACTAACGGTATAGCATATACTGAATGA
- a CDS encoding glucoamylase family protein, translated as MRKSLRRKELFYAGKRRKLKKLADHRPPFRAALFYAEQMEAHCREIAHRHRLGSGCRIAGLLKRLATCEKKLLEVQQLLSRVSQTGRQAVQNRGWKASFYFLADQINSARNLIRKYPGEIPCLEDGPSRGLPRIYDLIAGIIAHTNAQIEPKDLASYISAYQSISVLRAGELKYIPAILKLALIENLCSLALRFAVVKIDQHHANCWTGKIWAADDQESIYEVLAGFFHTAYSESDMVMAELIRRLRTYAPGAGLPLVMLEQKLMEKGTTADRLIQRTEEEQLQDRLSFRNSLSSLRIMDTVDWNRFADTCSVVEPVLGADAAGAYTRMDAFTREFYRKQVGIIAGKAKVSELKVAETAVLLAKSSCGECTGQPAVGPEGHIGYYLAGKGRRQLEAFLGIRIVNHRIWRRLHAAVPLLIYPGAILGVTLAGIAGFMAIVPISQLHPAWMVLAILALAVGWSQAAKNMVDGLAAAAVRQVLVPRLDFSQGIPEKYSTLVVVPAMLTNESEIEELVHSLEVRYLANRYQHLYFGLLTDFTDSIHQTMPGDEELLQQVEQKIALLNNRYRGENGDIFFLFHRPRKWNAGEARWMGYERKRGKLMELNALLRGQRQENFSVIAGNNGNVPAVKYVITLDADTQLPRDAAWKMIGAMAHPLNQPVYSPEKGRVIAGYGILQPVIATDIRGMDNSLYQYLTGSGPDLDPYTVAAMDLYQDLFGEGSFIGKGIYDVDIVLECLQDRLPENRILSHDLLEGTYLRSGLLSDVKLYEPSFNYLTDVKRRNRWMRGDWQIAAWTGPRVPGFHGKAVRNPLSILSRWKVADNLRSSLVQPACLLLLILGWTMMPDPLPWTLISLLILMSPAVVLFTGKLLKAPRRMLTARHWKGAAEEAANRLALNLYDIIALPFNAYNALDAIVRVHWRLFVSGKRLLEWEPSGSLKYVGLRSIWALCRVMWAGPFMAVMLTAYLVISRADIIWWLSPVLLLWLLSPLAGWFLVHSWTVQETKFTSAQLLFLRKLARRTWAYFEEFVNSEGNWLPPDHYQEYPAPHLATYTSPTNMGLALLSNLAAVDLGYSTQGRFITCTSGILEAMGRLQRYKGHFYNWYDNKTMQPTLDFISTVDSGNLAGHLLTLRQGCLSMPSQPVFSAELFKGLRDTFELLKEEAGAGNIPEPLKTEFYQCVKADPVTLRDFKTAMEHLVSCVSRLAENIITERGTDAAYWLSALQQQCNAIMHELNALAPWLWLPAIPVSYSHLLPRHIPSLYELAGWSLATDAGSMAEAEPEGLRECMARAGQYAGERIALLKDMVAKCASFADMEYDFLFKKQEQLLSIGYHVEANTLDTDNYDVLASESRLATFVAICQDKLPVKAWFASGRAVVRENDVLSLLSANGTMFEYLMPLLVMPNFDNTLLDVACKGAVQQQMAYGKRQGIPWGVSESAYNTFTDGTHYGYKVFGIPELSLKRDHAEEDQVVAPYATALALMVQPAEACGNLQLLASLGMVGRYGLHEAVDYTQSRVSRGQRFSPVRTYMVHHQGMSFLSFANVLSDWCMQRRFVADPQLESTLLLLQERVPGSTALLLRKEAAPEHPEQAPEIFSQPGEGTPRMQHTVTMAPEVQLLGNGRYRVMMTNAGTGYSRWEDVAVTHWEGGGPDRCGLFFFISEQGEQTCVSASCHPLSAPHSDYKTVFSLGYADFNCRHRDLELHVRVMVSPEDDVEIRRWSVHNLTDRKRSLKLTGYAEVALMPVAARGTPLPPVITEVASDKQAVFCTRKTSTAFGRSPWLFYSMRIHGGKVQALRYETDGPDGIGGRPADLSGVSPYSGIAQHGDLLLEPGETITVDILMGVADSREACKALLERATRPQPAQQLVSAVKEHGRSVLKYLNATEEDIQLFRRMAGAAIFPGRTSYQPDTARVNGPLHARQVILLRVHDTAHIEMVSRVIQMHAFWRLHGLYLTLVIWNEDQSCYRTFLQRLLMELISSGIGADALNHHRGGIFVRQVGVLTEDDRALLNKAVYVITREKWRMAELPVSSYDMADEAPLTV; from the coding sequence ATGCGAAAATCATTGCGGCGTAAAGAGTTGTTCTATGCCGGTAAACGGCGGAAACTGAAAAAGCTGGCAGACCACCGCCCGCCGTTCAGGGCGGCCCTTTTCTATGCAGAACAGATGGAGGCGCATTGCAGGGAGATTGCGCACCGCCACCGTTTGGGTTCTGGATGTAGGATAGCCGGGCTGCTAAAACGGTTGGCCACCTGCGAGAAAAAGTTGCTGGAAGTACAGCAGCTGCTGTCCAGGGTGAGCCAGACAGGCAGGCAGGCGGTACAGAACAGAGGGTGGAAAGCGAGTTTTTATTTTCTGGCAGACCAGATCAATAGTGCCAGAAATCTGATCCGTAAATACCCCGGGGAAATACCCTGCCTGGAAGACGGGCCCTCCCGCGGGCTTCCGAGGATTTATGATCTCATTGCAGGGATCATTGCTCATACCAATGCCCAGATAGAACCGAAAGATCTGGCCTCCTATATCAGCGCTTATCAGTCGATATCTGTACTGCGGGCGGGCGAGCTGAAATATATCCCTGCCATATTGAAACTGGCGCTGATAGAAAACCTGTGCAGCCTTGCCCTGCGATTTGCCGTAGTAAAGATAGATCAGCATCATGCCAATTGCTGGACCGGTAAGATATGGGCTGCTGATGACCAGGAAAGCATATACGAAGTGTTGGCAGGCTTCTTTCATACAGCATACAGCGAAAGCGATATGGTGATGGCCGAGCTGATAAGGCGGCTCAGGACGTATGCGCCCGGAGCGGGGCTCCCGTTAGTAATGCTGGAACAAAAGCTCATGGAAAAAGGAACTACGGCAGACCGGCTGATACAGCGCACAGAAGAAGAACAATTGCAGGACCGGCTGTCGTTCCGCAACAGCTTGAGCAGTCTGCGTATCATGGATACGGTGGACTGGAACCGGTTTGCAGATACCTGCAGCGTTGTGGAGCCGGTGCTCGGTGCCGACGCAGCGGGCGCCTATACCCGTATGGACGCCTTTACCCGCGAGTTTTACCGCAAACAGGTAGGCATTATTGCCGGTAAAGCGAAGGTGTCTGAACTGAAGGTGGCGGAAACAGCTGTTTTACTGGCAAAAAGCAGTTGCGGCGAATGCACCGGACAACCGGCGGTCGGTCCTGAGGGACATATCGGTTATTACCTCGCCGGAAAAGGACGGCGGCAACTGGAAGCATTCCTGGGCATCCGCATCGTTAACCACCGGATATGGCGGCGGCTACATGCCGCGGTACCTTTACTGATTTATCCCGGTGCGATACTGGGCGTCACGCTGGCCGGGATAGCCGGTTTCATGGCAATAGTACCCATATCACAGCTGCATCCCGCATGGATGGTACTGGCCATCCTGGCGCTCGCCGTTGGCTGGAGCCAGGCGGCAAAAAATATGGTGGACGGACTGGCAGCGGCCGCAGTCAGACAGGTATTAGTGCCGCGGTTGGATTTCTCGCAGGGCATCCCGGAGAAATATAGCACGCTTGTTGTTGTTCCCGCTATGCTCACAAACGAATCGGAAATTGAAGAGCTGGTGCACTCGCTGGAGGTACGGTATCTCGCCAACAGGTACCAGCATTTGTACTTCGGACTACTGACGGATTTTACCGACAGCATACACCAAACTATGCCGGGGGACGAGGAATTGCTACAACAGGTGGAACAAAAGATAGCATTGCTGAACAACAGGTATCGTGGAGAAAACGGGGATATTTTTTTCCTTTTCCATAGGCCGCGTAAATGGAATGCCGGTGAAGCCAGGTGGATGGGATATGAGCGTAAACGAGGAAAACTGATGGAGCTGAATGCCCTGCTGCGAGGGCAGCGGCAGGAAAATTTTTCCGTTATTGCCGGCAACAACGGAAACGTTCCCGCAGTAAAGTACGTGATTACACTGGACGCAGATACGCAGCTGCCAAGAGATGCCGCCTGGAAGATGATTGGCGCCATGGCCCACCCGCTGAACCAGCCGGTATACAGCCCGGAAAAAGGACGGGTAATAGCCGGTTACGGTATTCTGCAACCCGTTATAGCCACTGACATCAGGGGCATGGATAATTCTCTTTACCAGTACCTGACAGGCAGCGGACCTGACCTGGACCCATACACCGTTGCGGCGATGGACCTTTATCAGGATCTCTTCGGAGAAGGATCGTTTATCGGCAAAGGAATTTATGATGTGGACATAGTGCTTGAATGCTTGCAGGACCGGTTGCCCGAAAACAGGATATTAAGTCATGATCTGCTTGAAGGTACCTATCTGCGATCTGGCTTGCTGAGCGACGTAAAACTGTATGAGCCGTCGTTTAACTATCTCACAGATGTAAAGCGGCGTAACCGCTGGATGCGGGGCGATTGGCAGATTGCGGCGTGGACAGGCCCCCGCGTGCCCGGGTTTCACGGAAAAGCAGTGAGGAACCCACTGAGCATATTGTCCCGCTGGAAAGTGGCCGACAACCTGCGCAGCAGCCTGGTGCAGCCAGCCTGCCTGCTGCTGCTGATACTTGGATGGACCATGATGCCTGATCCTTTACCCTGGACGCTGATATCCCTGCTGATATTGATGTCACCTGCCGTAGTGCTTTTTACAGGAAAGCTGCTGAAGGCACCCCGACGGATGCTGACCGCCAGGCACTGGAAAGGCGCGGCTGAGGAGGCGGCCAACCGTTTGGCGCTCAACCTCTACGATATCATCGCTTTGCCTTTCAACGCATATAACGCTCTCGATGCCATTGTACGGGTACATTGGCGCCTCTTTGTTTCAGGAAAAAGGTTGCTTGAATGGGAACCTTCCGGAAGCCTGAAGTATGTGGGGCTGCGTAGCATCTGGGCGTTATGCCGCGTGATGTGGGCCGGCCCTTTCATGGCTGTTATGCTGACAGCTTACCTGGTAATCAGCAGGGCGGACATCATATGGTGGTTGTCGCCCGTTCTGTTGCTTTGGTTGCTTTCTCCGCTGGCGGGGTGGTTTCTCGTACATTCCTGGACGGTACAGGAAACGAAGTTCACCTCTGCACAGCTGTTGTTTCTGCGGAAACTGGCCCGCCGGACATGGGCCTACTTTGAAGAGTTTGTTAACAGTGAAGGCAACTGGCTGCCACCCGATCACTATCAGGAGTATCCTGCACCACACCTGGCCACCTATACTTCGCCAACGAACATGGGACTTGCCCTGCTGTCCAACCTGGCGGCGGTGGATCTCGGCTATTCTACGCAGGGACGTTTCATCACCTGTACCTCCGGTATATTGGAGGCGATGGGGCGGCTGCAACGCTATAAAGGACATTTTTACAACTGGTATGATAACAAGACGATGCAGCCTACCCTGGACTTCATCTCCACGGTAGATTCAGGCAATCTGGCCGGCCACCTGCTGACGCTGCGCCAGGGCTGTCTTTCCATGCCTTCGCAACCCGTTTTCAGCGCAGAGCTGTTTAAAGGGCTGCGTGATACCTTCGAGCTGTTGAAAGAAGAAGCCGGCGCTGGAAACATACCGGAACCGCTGAAGACAGAGTTTTATCAGTGCGTTAAAGCAGATCCCGTTACGCTCAGGGATTTTAAAACGGCCATGGAGCATCTTGTGTCCTGTGTATCGCGGCTCGCAGAGAACATCATCACAGAGAGGGGAACAGATGCGGCCTACTGGCTGTCGGCGCTGCAACAGCAGTGTAACGCCATTATGCACGAGTTGAATGCACTGGCGCCCTGGTTATGGCTGCCTGCTATACCGGTTTCGTATAGCCACCTGCTGCCGCGGCATATCCCTTCGCTGTATGAGCTGGCAGGATGGTCACTTGCAACGGACGCCGGTAGCATGGCCGAAGCAGAACCGGAAGGTCTGAGGGAATGTATGGCCCGTGCCGGACAGTATGCCGGCGAACGGATTGCATTGTTAAAAGATATGGTGGCGAAATGTGCTTCGTTTGCAGACATGGAGTATGATTTCCTGTTTAAGAAACAGGAACAGCTGTTATCAATCGGGTATCATGTGGAAGCGAACACGCTGGATACTGATAATTACGATGTACTGGCATCGGAGTCGCGGCTTGCCACGTTTGTAGCCATTTGTCAGGACAAGCTGCCGGTCAAAGCCTGGTTTGCAAGCGGAAGGGCTGTTGTCCGGGAAAATGATGTCCTGTCGCTGTTGTCCGCAAACGGTACCATGTTCGAATACCTCATGCCGCTGCTGGTTATGCCTAATTTCGACAATACGTTGCTGGATGTTGCCTGTAAGGGCGCTGTACAACAGCAGATGGCATATGGAAAAAGACAGGGAATACCCTGGGGCGTTTCAGAATCGGCTTACAATACTTTCACGGACGGCACGCATTATGGTTACAAAGTATTCGGTATCCCGGAGCTCAGCCTGAAACGCGATCATGCAGAGGAAGACCAGGTGGTGGCGCCTTATGCTACTGCGCTTGCTTTAATGGTGCAGCCGGCAGAAGCCTGCGGGAACCTGCAGCTGCTGGCATCTCTTGGCATGGTGGGAAGATATGGCTTACATGAAGCAGTGGACTATACGCAGTCCCGTGTTTCCAGGGGACAACGTTTTTCGCCGGTGCGTACATACATGGTACATCATCAGGGAATGAGTTTCCTTTCCTTTGCCAACGTGTTGTCGGACTGGTGTATGCAGCGTCGCTTTGTTGCAGATCCGCAGCTGGAGTCCACGCTGCTGCTTTTACAGGAGCGCGTGCCTGGCAGCACGGCGTTGCTGTTGCGAAAAGAGGCAGCCCCGGAACATCCGGAACAGGCGCCTGAAATATTTTCACAGCCTGGTGAAGGTACCCCGCGAATGCAACATACGGTTACCATGGCGCCCGAGGTACAGTTATTGGGTAATGGCAGGTATCGTGTGATGATGACCAACGCCGGTACAGGTTACAGCCGCTGGGAAGATGTGGCTGTAACCCACTGGGAAGGCGGCGGACCAGACCGTTGTGGCTTGTTTTTCTTTATCAGTGAACAAGGGGAGCAAACCTGCGTGTCGGCCTCCTGCCATCCGCTTTCTGCACCGCATTCCGATTATAAAACTGTGTTCTCCCTTGGATATGCTGATTTCAATTGCCGGCACCGGGATCTGGAACTGCATGTCCGTGTCATGGTTTCTCCGGAAGATGATGTGGAAATAAGACGATGGTCTGTCCATAACCTTACAGACAGAAAACGGAGCCTGAAGCTGACAGGATATGCTGAGGTGGCACTGATGCCTGTTGCGGCCCGGGGGACGCCGCTGCCTCCTGTGATAACGGAAGTGGCATCCGATAAACAGGCGGTCTTCTGCACACGGAAAACCAGCACTGCTTTCGGCCGTTCTCCATGGCTGTTTTACAGCATGAGAATACACGGAGGCAAAGTACAGGCGCTCCGCTATGAAACAGACGGACCTGACGGAATAGGCGGTCGGCCGGCAGACCTTTCCGGGGTAAGCCCTTATTCCGGGATTGCGCAGCACGGAGACCTGTTGCTGGAGCCGGGAGAAACCATCACCGTGGATATTTTAATGGGAGTCGCCGACAGCCGCGAAGCCTGTAAGGCGCTGCTGGAACGGGCTACCCGTCCTCAACCGGCACAGCAGCTCGTAAGTGCAGTCAAAGAACACGGCAGGTCTGTGCTAAAATACCTGAACGCCACAGAAGAGGACATTCAGCTGTTTCGCAGAATGGCAGGCGCCGCGATTTTTCCCGGGCGCACATCATACCAGCCTGATACCGCCAGGGTGAACGGACCGTTGCATGCCAGGCAGGTCATATTGCTGCGGGTGCACGATACCGCCCATATTGAAATGGTGTCCCGGGTAATACAAATGCACGCCTTCTGGCGCCTGCATGGATTGTACCTGACATTAGTCATCTGGAACGAAGACCAGAGCTGTTATCGCACCTTCCTGCAAAGGTTGCTGATGGAGCTGATTTCTTCCGGCATCGGGGCAGATGCGCTTAATCACCACCGGGGCGGCATTTTTGTCAGGCAGGTGGGCGTTCTCACGGAAGACGACCGTGCCTTGCTGAACAAAGCGGTGTACGTGATCACCCGGGAGAAATGGAGGATGGCGGAATTGCCGGTAAGCAGTTACGATATGGCAGACGAAGCTCCGCTGACAGTCTGA
- a CDS encoding aspartate/glutamate racemase family protein — protein MNSTMVRISKVIGIVGGMGPQAGCALFSHVLRCTSAGKDQEHLPVILMSFPGDIGDRSAFLAGQVKINPAYSIAEVVQKLENAGAMVIGLACNTAHAPRIYDVIREELRKAGSRATLVHMPLETCRYLKAYHPHIRRIGLMATTGTYRSGIYQELLQKYGYEPIVPAPAFQENVIHRMIYDPVFGVKSNSGNIKAPARELMEEAVGFFEENRADAVILGCTELPLILTAGTVRNMRIIDPAEILATALVKEARNQAATAQEHCKFYYDVKNTCNSNGHTGSGTNGPLPQE, from the coding sequence ATGAACAGCACGATGGTACGTATCAGTAAGGTTATTGGTATTGTAGGGGGTATGGGGCCGCAGGCGGGATGCGCACTGTTCAGCCATGTTCTCCGCTGTACTTCAGCAGGCAAAGATCAGGAGCATTTACCGGTTATCCTCATGTCTTTCCCCGGGGACATTGGGGACAGAAGTGCTTTTCTCGCCGGTCAGGTGAAGATCAATCCGGCTTACAGCATCGCGGAGGTGGTGCAGAAGCTGGAGAATGCCGGCGCCATGGTGATAGGGCTTGCATGCAACACCGCGCACGCTCCCCGCATTTATGATGTCATCAGGGAAGAACTGCGGAAGGCAGGAAGCCGCGCTACGCTCGTTCACATGCCGCTGGAAACCTGCCGCTACCTGAAAGCATATCACCCGCATATCCGCCGGATAGGTCTGATGGCAACAACCGGAACATACCGGTCCGGTATTTACCAGGAGCTGTTGCAAAAATATGGATACGAGCCCATAGTGCCAGCTCCGGCCTTCCAGGAAAACGTTATCCATCGCATGATATATGATCCGGTATTTGGTGTTAAGTCAAACTCCGGAAATATTAAAGCTCCGGCCAGGGAACTGATGGAGGAAGCGGTTGGCTTTTTTGAGGAAAACAGGGCCGACGCCGTTATTCTGGGTTGTACCGAGTTACCGCTGATACTCACCGCAGGGACGGTGAGAAATATGAGAATCATCGATCCCGCTGAAATACTGGCAACGGCGCTTGTAAAAGAAGCCCGTAACCAGGCAGCCACAGCTCAGGAACATTGCAAATTCTATTACGATGTCAAAAACACATGTAACAGTAACGGGCATACAGGTTCCGGCACCAACGGACCACTGCCGCAGGAATAA
- a CDS encoding vitamin K epoxide reductase family protein, whose amino-acid sequence MMINAFLHPRLRENPVAATLLLMRQLRMRVDTAAVADAVLLHPDYPSLLAISDVLGRWKIRNAALRPAAEELSMLPFPALAYMNSNGGSFAVLTAVSEDKVTYMRPAGKSREITQKRDIFLREWGGVVLLAEKPVRTGSVTEKQRLLPRSAIRPLLLLLLLLMACGCIFVATPPYLLLLVVLALIKSIGCFITCLLLWYGTDKSGLALQQVCAAGKKINCDAVLQSPASRLPGGLSWSEAGYFYFAGGFLLAVLASGHEGTWPLLAWLNALALPYILFSVFYQWRVVRQWCLLCLCVQVLLAAELAVSWPAYWKPALNGASPLWNVQPQLLVMAGLLFFIPVTVWFWAKPLLVKAQLNTVLKRELFSLKYNEEVFEGQLAKQPRIIADPRQLGIILGNADAEHTIVKICNPYCSHCARAHPAINELLNENDNVRIQIIFAASGKADDPATRVVRHFLAVYLKHDEQLMRQALDDWYLSPRKHYGTFAARYPASESPAAEHAIAQMNAWCRREEITTTPAYFVNGHRLPRLYQLAELKQLLR is encoded by the coding sequence ATGATGATCAATGCCTTCTTACACCCCCGCTTACGCGAAAACCCTGTGGCTGCCACACTGCTGTTAATGCGTCAGCTGAGGATGAGGGTGGATACCGCGGCAGTTGCCGACGCGGTGTTGCTGCACCCGGATTATCCCAGCCTGCTGGCCATCAGCGACGTGCTGGGCCGATGGAAGATCAGGAATGCGGCGTTGCGGCCGGCTGCAGAGGAGTTATCCATGTTGCCGTTTCCGGCGTTGGCTTATATGAATAGTAACGGCGGCTCTTTTGCTGTTTTAACCGCTGTTTCGGAAGACAAGGTTACGTATATGCGCCCGGCAGGTAAAAGCAGGGAGATCACCCAGAAACGCGACATATTTCTGCGGGAATGGGGTGGAGTGGTGCTACTGGCGGAAAAGCCGGTACGCACAGGCAGCGTAACAGAAAAGCAGCGGCTGCTGCCGCGAAGCGCCATCAGGCCGTTGCTGCTGCTGTTGTTGTTGCTGATGGCCTGCGGCTGCATTTTCGTAGCTACGCCACCGTATCTGCTGCTGTTGGTTGTGTTGGCGCTGATAAAAAGCATCGGCTGTTTTATCACCTGCCTGTTATTGTGGTACGGGACAGACAAGTCCGGTTTAGCTTTACAGCAGGTGTGTGCGGCCGGCAAAAAAATCAATTGCGATGCCGTGCTGCAGTCACCCGCGTCGAGGCTGCCGGGAGGGCTGAGCTGGAGCGAAGCAGGGTACTTTTATTTTGCAGGTGGGTTTCTGTTGGCGGTATTAGCGTCGGGGCACGAGGGTACATGGCCCTTGCTGGCCTGGCTGAATGCCCTGGCATTGCCATATATCCTGTTTTCCGTGTTTTATCAATGGCGGGTGGTCCGGCAGTGGTGCCTGTTATGCCTCTGCGTGCAGGTGCTGCTGGCTGCTGAACTGGCGGTAAGCTGGCCGGCCTATTGGAAACCTGCGCTGAATGGCGCCTCACCCTTGTGGAACGTGCAGCCGCAGCTGCTGGTAATGGCGGGCCTGCTTTTTTTCATTCCGGTAACGGTGTGGTTTTGGGCGAAACCGCTGCTGGTAAAAGCCCAGCTGAATACAGTACTGAAAAGAGAACTGTTCAGCCTCAAATACAATGAAGAGGTATTTGAAGGCCAGTTGGCTAAACAGCCGCGTATAATAGCCGATCCCAGGCAGTTGGGTATCATATTGGGCAATGCTGATGCGGAACATACGATTGTCAAAATATGTAACCCCTATTGCAGCCATTGTGCACGGGCGCACCCCGCTATCAATGAATTGCTGAACGAAAATGACAACGTCAGGATACAGATCATTTTTGCAGCATCAGGAAAAGCCGATGATCCGGCAACAAGAGTTGTACGTCATTTCCTTGCTGTTTATCTGAAGCATGATGAACAGTTGATGCGGCAGGCATTGGATGACTGGTACTTATCGCCCCGCAAACACTACGGGACATTTGCAGCCAGGTACCCGGCCAGCGAATCGCCCGCAGCGGAGCACGCCATCGCGCAAATGAACGCCTGGTGCAGGCGGGAAGAGATAACTACAACGCCTGCCTACTTCGTAAATGGCCATCGGTTGCCACGGCTATATCAGCTGGCGGAGCTGAAACAGTTGCTCCGCTGA